The window TTCTGTTTCAGGATCTCCCATCCGGCAGTTGTATTCAATGAGAAAAGGTTCTCCCGACACTATCATTAATCCGAAATATAAGAACCCTTTGTAAATTATTTTTTCCTGCTGTAGTCCATCTATTGTTGGTTTAATAATCTTCTTTTCTATCTTTTCCATTAATAGCTCATCAGCAAACGGCACCGGTGATATGGCGCCCATGCCCCCTGTATTCAAACCGGTATCGCCTTCTCCAATCCGCTTATAATCTTTTGCCGTAGGAAGGATCTTATAGTGGATACTATCTGACAATATAAATACACTCATCTCGGCCCCCTTTAAAAATTCCTCGATCACTACCTTTTTACCTGCACTGCCGAATTTTCCACCGAGCATTTGATTTAATTCCGTTTTTGCTTCGTCTATGGATTCACAAATTCTTACTCCCTTTCCTGAAGCCAACCCATCTGCCTTTAATACCATGGGGATATTTTGCTTTTCAATAAATGATAATGCATCGGCAATATTTTCCATGGAAAAAGCTTCGTAATCTGCTGTTGGAATACTGTATTTTTTCATGAATGCCTTTGCGTAATCTTTGCTTCCTTCCAACTGTGCTCCGGCTTTTGATGGGCCAATAATAGATACCGCTCGAAACACAGTACTGCTTTCAAAAAAATCATCAATACCTGCTACCAGAGGATCTTCCGGGCCTACTACGATCATATCAATGTGGTTTTGTTGCACAAAGTTTCCGATCCCTTCAAAGTCAGTGACAGCAATGGGGGTATTCGTGCCGTGTTTTTCCGTGCCTGGGTTACCGGGTGCAATAAATAGCTTAGAACATAATGGGCTTTGGCTGATCTTATATGCAAATGCATGCTCCCGGCCTCCGCTGCCAAGCAACAAAATTTTCATTCTGAATATTTAATTTGTAAAGATCAAAATTTGATGACGAATATCCGAATGGAAGCTACTCCATCTGCGAAAATCCGTAATTGAAGAAATGCAGTTGCGATATTCATAATATTGAATAATCATTGACAGGGCACAGGGAATGCTCAGTTGTAGCTACGAATATGTGAGGATATCCCAACTCATCATCGAATAACTTTACAGAAGGTCTTTGCTTCTCAATATTCCTTTCATCGTCCGCTTTCTCAAGCTTTTAATTTTCAACTTTTCTAACATTTTAATTTTTCAACTTCATCTTCAACCTTCCAACCTCACTTCCTCTGCCATACTGTCTAATTTTGTATTAGGAACGTCTTTTGACTTACTTAATCCGGAACCAAAGCCTCGGATTTTTGAATTAACTTTGTCACCCTTTATTTATTACAGTCATTCCGACGCGCCGATGTTAACAGTCCATTATAAGTTTACGCTCTGCATGACCTTTAAAAAGAATTAGCATGTTTGGATTTATCACAAAATTACTTGGCGGCAATAAATCAGAAAAAGACGTTCGCTCTGTTGAGCCGGTTGTAGGGCAAATACTGGAAGAATTTGAAAAGCTTGCTTCCGTATCTAATGATGATCTCAGAAATAAAACAGAAGTCTTCCGCAACCGTATCCGGGAACATATTGCAGACATTACTTCAGAAATAGAATCCCTTAAGGTAGAAGCAGAAAAGGAGGAAGTTTTGTTTGATGAAAAGGAAGAGCTCTATAAAAAAATTGATCAGCTCGAAAAAAACCGCGACGAGAAAATTGAAGAAGTGCTGAATGAAATTCTTCCTGAGGCATTTGCCGTCATGAAGGAAACCGCGCGGCGCTTTACTGAAAATGAAACCCTAGTGGTTACTGCAAATGATCTGGACCGCGAGTTTGCCATAAAAAAAGATTTTTTATCTATTGATGGCAATCACGCTATCTACAAAAATACGTGGTTGGTACGCGGTATACCTGTCACCTGGAAAATGGTTCATTACGATGTGCAGCTCATCGGTGGTATCGTACTGCACCAAGGAAAAATTGCCGAGATGGCAACTGGTGAAGGAAAAACGCTGGTCTCAACACTACCAGCTTATCTAAATGCTCTTACCGGCCTTGGAGTGCATATAGTGACGGTAAACGATTATCTAGCACGTCGTGATGCAGAATGGAACGGTCCTCTGCTTCAATTCTTAGGAATTACCGTCGACTGCATTGACAACTATCAGCCTCATACGGCAGAACGCCGCGCTGCTTATAATTGCGATATTACGTATGGAACCAATAATGAATTTGGCTTCGATTATCTGCGCGATAACATGTCGCGCTCGAAGGAAGAACTGGTACAGCGCAAGCTGCATTATGCTATGGTAGATGAAGTGGACTCTGTGCTGATTGACGATGCGCGAACACCGCTTATTATTTCAGGCCCTGTTCCCAAAGGAGAAGACCAGGAATTTCAGCAAATGAAGCCACGGGTGATGAAGCTGGTAGAGGCTCAGAAGCGTGCGGTGAATGGTTTTCTGAATGATGCAAAGAAATTAATTGAAGCGGGAAAAGCAGGAGCTACCGACGGAGGGTTAGCCTTGTTACGTGCTCACCGCGGCTTGCCAAAATATGGTAACCTCATTAAGTACATGAGCGAAGAAGGCAATAAGGCGGTGATGT of the Chitinophagales bacterium genome contains:
- the purD gene encoding phosphoribosylamine--glycine ligase, giving the protein MKILLLGSGGREHAFAYKISQSPLCSKLFIAPGNPGTEKHGTNTPIAVTDFEGIGNFVQQNHIDMIVVGPEDPLVAGIDDFFESSTVFRAVSIIGPSKAGAQLEGSKDYAKAFMKKYSIPTADYEAFSMENIADALSFIEKQNIPMVLKADGLASGKGVRICESIDEAKTELNQMLGGKFGSAGKKVVIEEFLKGAEMSVFILSDSIHYKILPTAKDYKRIGEGDTGLNTGGMGAISPVPFADELLMEKIEKKIIKPTIDGLQQEKIIYKGFLYFGLMIVSGEPFLIEYNCRMGDPETEVVLPRLKTDLVELLLAVANQNLAEKSVEILPYTAATVVLASGGYPLEYEKGKLIDGLQNVSECLVFHAGTRNRSNGDLETNGGRVITITAFGRKLKDAVKIAARNAEIIKFEGKYFRKDIGADVTFESSY